The Sulfurimonas sp. genome includes the window TCCAGATATACAAGTTGCAAGAAAAATCTTAGCTTTAGGTGCAAAAGGGTACGGAAATGCACTTATGCAAGAACATTTTATACTTTCTGCCATAAAAACTATGAAAGAAGGTATGATTTGGTTGCATCCAGAGTTTACATCTTTACTTATAAATCAGATACCGATCCAAGAAGAAAGAGATGTGTTGTTTGTGCTAGATAAACTAAGTGAGAGAGAAAAAGAAGTAGCTTTGCTACTTAAAGATGGCGATACTTACAAAAGTGTAGCTCAAAAATTAGACATAACTCCTAGAACAGTAAAAGCACACGCCCAAAGCATCTACACAAAACTTTTTATTAAAGACAGACTTGCTCTAGCTTTACTTCTAAAATAATTTCTTTATATATATTGTACTTTTGGACAATATAAATGAATTCTTAATTATGATAAACTTGATAAATAATCTATTAAGTCAAGGAAAATTATCATGGCAGCAACAATATTAATTATAAACGGTTCGTTAAGTAAATTTTTTACAAAAGATGCAGATGGAAATATCATTGAGCTAAAAGAGGGAGATACAATAGAAGAAAATGCTGTTATTTATGGGGATAAAAGTAACTCTGCAAGTGCAAGTATAGAAATCATTATGAATAATGGTGCAGGAAATATTGTTTTAAGTGGCGCTCAAGAACAAGTTTTTAATAGTTCTGTGACAGGTGAAGCAAGTATAGAAGGTAATATAGCAAAAAAGAGTTTCAGAGAACTTGATGATGAGATATATTCGAACGATAAAGAAGCTGATAAAGAAAAATATTTAGGGATTTTTGATGAAACTGCCGCTGGTGAAAAACAAGCTAGGCAAAATGAAGGCGGAGTAAGTGTTTTTGAGTATAGAGATGCAAATTCTACTCATGCAGTTTCAGGACTTCTGGATACTCCTTTTAATGATGAAGTAAATAAAAATATATATGTTGACCATGGCACAGATGGAGATAATGTTTTAGTTAGCAACAGTGGATATGAGCGGAGAATGAATGACGCAGGTTTAGAAATGCGTACAGAAGATGGCTCAGATACTTATATAGAATTAGATGTTCTTATTAGAGAAACAAGTAGTAATACAGATGGAAATAGTAACACAGGAGAGCATTTAAGCTCTCCAGAGGCTGATGAGGTTACAACAACATCAAATATTAACTCTGATGATTATGCATTAAATACTTTATTAAGTGCATTTTTTAATGATGCTGAGAAGCCAGACATATCGGATATAGCATTTTTCAAAAAATTTGATGTTGGTGGTGGATTAGATGGAAGTAGTGTTGAAAATGACTTCTCAGACCCTGCTGATTTAGGTGGAGTAGATGCTCAAAGCTTGGAGAATTCCTTAAGTTATGAAATAACTAAGTTAGCATCTACAAATTCTTACGGTGATTTATATCTAGAACAAAATGGCTCATTTACAAAAATCACAGATGCAAACATGCAAACTATGAGTTTTGGTAATGGAGATAATGTTTATTGGATCGTAACACATGAACAAGTACCAACAACTGGAGATGCTACATCTCTTGGTGGAGCAGATGACTTTGGAAGTGTGCAAAGTGTAACTGACAGCTGGTCAGGTGTTAGTCTAAAAGCAATCGGATTAAATGGAGATGAGTCAGTAGTTACATATAATGCAAAAAGTGGTATCGGTATTGCCGGTGCAGCAGGTGGAAAAAATAATCAGATAGGTTATGATGCAAAAAGTGAAAATACAGAAAGAATTATTGTGGACTTCGCGTCTACTGTTACAAGTGCAAAAATAGGAATTACACATTTATATAATAACCATATCGAATCAGAAGTTGGTATTGTAGATGCTTACTTAGATGGAAATAAAGTTGGTTCATTTACTTTTTCTAAGAATATAGGAGATAATAATTTTGCTCCTGATTTTGTTTTAAGCACAGAAAATATTGGTTCTGAAAATAGCGGAGCTGTTCAAGCTGGTTATTTTAATATAGAAGGTTTAGCTTTTGACCAGTTACAGTTTAGTGCAAGTTTTAATGTACATCAACATGGGTTTGGAGATTCTAGTGATTACTTCTTAGCTAGTATTGATGTAAAGGAAGTAGTAGATGCACAGTATCAGTATAAAGTAACAGATGAATCAGGTTTAGAATCAGATGCAGTTGATGTTGTAATAAATGTAGATACTAGTACTCCAATGCATCAAAATGAAATTCAAACAGTAAATAATTTTGATACCGTCATCTTAGAAGATGGAATTAAACTTGATTTTTCAGATGATAACTTAGAAAGAATTAAAAATGTTGAAGGGATTCAAATGAATGGCAATGCAGAAATTACCCATATTTCACTTGAAGATATTTTTGACATTACAGAATCTGTAAATAGTTTAATAATCACAGGTAATGATACTAATAATTTTGATGCAAGTGATTTAAATGAAAGTGGTGATTGGATACAAACATCAATGGTTGATAATGGAGATAACACAACATTTAGCTATTCTCACTCAGATGGATACAGAGTAGAGCTTACTATAGATGAAGAAATTATTACAACAGGTATGTAAAAACTAACTTATTCTTTGCCCTTCTCTAGGGGCAGAGAGTTTGTCTTGCACTGATAAACTTATATTATTTCTAAAGAGTCCACCATAAAAAGTTTGTTTATTTATTTCTTCGTAGCTTTGAATTAGTGAAAGGTTTGACTTTATAGCATCTTTTAATATTCTTAGTATATTAGTCACATCATTTGGATTAACATGTGTTGGTGCTTCACTTCCAAAAGTAAAGTGTTTGTGAATTCTCTCTATTAGTTTTTTATTGCTAACTTCTATAAAAACAGAATTAAGAGGAGATTTAAAAAACATTACCTGCTCTTTAATATTTATAGATATATACATAGTATTAAAACCATATATTTTTCTTGAAAAAGAGTCAAAAAGGTATAGATGCTTGTTATAGTTCTCATGAAAACTATCATACATTAATTCTAAAATATGAATTTTCTGCTCTCTTGTATAAAAATTACCTATTGGTGAAAAACAAAAGTTTAAAAGAGATTCTATGGAATACCATTCTGTTGTTTCAAAAGAGTAAGAGAGCATCTTGGTTATTCTTTCTTTTTTAAAATTTTCTACTTCTGAGCTATTTTGTGTTCTATATACTTTAGGAATAGTAGTGTCTCTATACATAGGACCAGGAAATTGTGGATGAATTACAAATCTCTCTTTATCTTCACTTGCTAAAATATATTTAAGCCCACCTAGGTAGCCTTCATCTATAATTTTTAACTCTTCTTTTGGAATTTTAGAAATTATTTCTAAAAAATCATCCTCTTGTGTTTCTTCTTCCCAAATATTATCTGGATATCTAAAAAATGAGGAAATATTTTTTAACACTTCATTATTTGGTTCTTTTTGCGAAATTTTATCTATCCACGAAGTAACTGTTCGTCTATCTTTACCAATAATTGAAGCAAATTTTGAGATGCTAAGCTGGGAACGATTGTATATTTCTATGATTTTTTCTACTGTTTTCATAAGATATTGTACAGTTTTTGTACAAAAAATACAAGTTGTACAGAAATTGTATAAGCTCACTTAATCTTGTACAAGCAAATAGCATCTATAGAATGTATAATCTTCTAAAATAAAAAGGAGATAGTTATGGGAGCAATTTACGACAAAATGTACAAAGAGTCACTGAAAGATCCTGAAAAATTCT containing:
- a CDS encoding response regulator transcription factor; protein product: MDIILYSDDINLLSYWENTLEEKYLVVDELQELTNSLGNIIIINYCAINKNEREMLSLFNKNENLVLVLHRTPDIQVARKILALGAKGYGNALMQEHFILSAIKTMKEGMIWLHPEFTSLLINQIPIQEERDVLFVLDKLSEREKEVALLLKDGDTYKSVAQKLDITPRTVKAHAQSIYTKLFIKDRLALALLLK